From Glycine soja cultivar W05 chromosome 4, ASM419377v2, whole genome shotgun sequence, the proteins below share one genomic window:
- the LOC114410458 gene encoding phosphatidylinositol 4-phosphate 5-kinase 1-like encodes MRQALLLRDDTERDTYGWSRRVSPSIEVAELANGDVYMGSFSGNAPSGSGKYLWRDGCMYEGDWKKGKACGKGKFSWPSGATYQGQFKSGRMDGFGTFTGSDGDTYRGSWSSDRKHGYGQKRYANGDLYEGSWKRNVQEGEGRYVWKNGNEYYGEWKNGVIFGRGTLIWANGNRYDGQWENGVPKGQGVFTWPDGSCYVGCWNKDLKVNQLNGTFYPGSGDTLTVTMRKRSSVDGARGSAVKSFPRICIWESEGEAGDITCDIIDEVSLLYRDSSGTGSDRGDVKPFRRNPCLSGEVKRLGQTISKGHKNYDLMLNLQLGIRYSVGKEASISRELKPSDFDPKEKFWTRFPAEGSKITPPHQSVVFRWKDYCPMVFRQLRKLFQVDPADYMLAICGNDALRELSSPGKSGSFFYLTQDGRFMIKTVKKSEVKVLLRMLRSYYQHVSKYENSLVTKFYGVHCVKPIGGQKTRFIVMGNLFCSEYPIHRRFDLKGSSHGRTTDKTKEIDESTTLKDLDLNFVFRLQNNWFQDFIKQIERDCEFLEAEGIMDYSLLVGLHFRDDNTYEKMGLSPFLLRTGKWDSYQSEKFMRGYRFLEAELQDRDRVKSGRKSLIRLGANMPARAERMARRSDFDQYTPCCSGETYDVVIYCGIIDILQDYDISKKLEHAYKSLQVDPSSISAVDPKLYSKRFRDFVGRIFIEDW; translated from the exons ATGCGCCAAGCACTCCTGCTACGTGACGACACAGAAAGAGACACCTACGGTTGGAGCCGCAGAGTTAGCCCCAGCATAGAAGTTGCAGAGTTGGCCAACGGTGACGTGTACATGGGAAGCTTCTCCGGGAACGCGCCTAGTGGATCGGGGAAGTACCTGTGGAGAGACGGGTGCATGTACGAGGGAGACTGGAAGAAAGGGAAGGCCTGTGGGAAAGGCAAATTCTCCTGGCCTTCGGGCGCCACCTACCAGGGACAATTTAAATCGGGTCGCATGGACGGCTTTGGAACCTTCACCGGATCCGACGGTGACACCTACCGCGGCTCTTGGAGCTCCGACCGGAAGCACGGCTACGGCCAGAAGCGTTACGCCAACGGGGACTTGTACGAGGGGTCCTGGAAGCGGAACGTGCAGGAGGGGGAGGGGCGCTACGTGTGGAAGAACGGGAACGAGTATTACGGGGAGTGGAAGAACGGCGTCATTTTCGGCCGTGGTACGCTCATTTGGGCCAACGGGAACCGTTACGATGGCCAATGGGAGAACGGCGTTCCCAAGGGGCAAGGGGTTTTCACCTGGCCCGATGGGAGCTGCTATGTTGGGTGCTGGAACAAGGACCTTAAGGTGAACCAGCTTAATGGAACTTTTTACCCCGGGAGCGGTGATACTCTCACCGTCACAATGAGGAAGCGTTCTTCCGTTGACGGTGCTAGAGGGAGCGCTGTTAAAAGTTTTCCCAGGATTTGTATCTGGGAATCGGAGGGTGAAGCCGGGGATATAACCTGTGATATAATCGATGAGGTGTCGTTGTTGTATCGGGATTCGAGTGGAACCGGTTCAGATCGGGGAGATGTTAAGCCGTTTCGCCGGAACCCTTGTCTTTCCGGTGAGGTGAAGAGACTGGGTCAGACTATATCCAAGGGGCATAAAAATTATGATCTCATGCTTAATCTGCAATTGGGTATAAG GTACTCTGTTGGGAAGGAAGCTTCCATTTCGCGAGAGCTTAAACCGAGTGATTTTGATCCGAAGGAGAAGTTCTGGACAAGGTTTCCCGCTGAAGGATCTAAGATTACGCCGCCGCATCAATCGGTGGTGTTCCGCTGGAAGGACTACTGCCCTATGGTTTTTAG ACAATTGAGGAAGCTATTTCAGGTGGATCCTGCGGATTACATGTTAGCTATATGTGGGAATGATGCCCTTAGGGAGCTTTCCTCTCCTGGGAAAAGTGGAAGCTTCTTCTACTTGACCCAGGACGGCAGATTTATGATCAAGACGGTGAAGAAATCCGAAGTCAAG GTGCTTCTTCGGATGCTTCGAAGCTATTACCAACATGTTTCTAAATATGAGAATTCTCTTGTGACAAAATTCTATGGAGTACATTGTGTCAAACCAATTGGAGGCCAAAAG ACTCGCTTTATTGTGATGGGCAATCTTTTCTGCTCAGAATATCCAATCCATAGACGATTTGACTTGAAGGGATCTTCACATGGCCGTACAACAGATAAGACCAAGGAGATTGATGAAAGTACCACCCTCAAGGACCTGGATCTCAACTTTGTGTTTCGTCTACAAAATAATTGGTTCCAGGATTTCATCAA ACAAATTGAGAGGGATTGTGAGTTCTTGGAAGCTGAGGGAATTATGGATTATAGTCTTTTAGTTGGCCTTCATTTTCGTGATGATAATACATATGAAAAAATGGGATTGTCACCGTTTCTTTTGCGCACAG GAAAGTGGGATTCTTATCAGAGTGAAAAGTTCATGCGTGGTTATCGCTTTCTTGAAGCAGAGCTGCAGGATAGAGATCGAGTTAAATCTGGCCG GAAATCATTGATTAGGTTAGGAGCCAATATGCCTGCGAGAGCAGAGCGCATGGCTCGGAGGAGTGATTTTGATCAATACACCCCTTGTTGCAGTGGGGAAACCTACGATGTTGTTATATATTGTGGGATTATTGACATTTTGCAAGATTACGATATCAGCAAGAAACTGGAGCATGCTTACAAGTCTTTACAGGTTGACCCTTCATCAATCTCAGCTGTTGATCCAAAGCTTTACTCAAAAAGGTTCCGGGATTTTGTGGGTAGAATATTCATTGAAGACTGGTAA